One window of Diabrotica undecimpunctata isolate CICGRU chromosome 8, icDiaUnde3, whole genome shotgun sequence genomic DNA carries:
- the nito gene encoding RNA-binding protein spenito isoform X1 — protein sequence MIASGRDKITVRIHNMKRSSDRDTPPRSKRSRSSMGRYDDSSDERITPDRVRRRGSRGRSPSPRARYVSPHRDDYMRPPERSYPYKVLCVSALHPKASDEVIKDTLYREYKKYGDLSIRVTHDMDERVAYVCFRNPEDARDAKHGKPRIIIYDKIALVEAVYEVPRSADIYRSRPRSISPEYDRHYYARSPERMRPVDRYDRGYGPPPGVPVHREYRREAMPAPHHDYLARPPMHHGPPHMAPVHGYGPPRQHMPRPPFEQKENKKDKFPNYLHHIQPEDDPLATRTLFAGNLEINITEEELRRIFSRYGVVEDIDIKRPPPGTGNAFAFVRFNTLDMAHRAKVELSGQYIGKFQCKIGYGKATPTTKIWVGGLGPWTSITQLEREFDRFGAIKKIDYVKGDNQALILYDSIDAATAAVKEMRGFPLGGPERRLRTDFADVTPGVTYRPKPPYASTEDYRAREVEYDYDYERDPYRMRPYPEKRGTSRDPYRYPEGREDEWGRSRDPEFERRRSGSRGFDRSRSRSPRRSPDSDSDSGSRRAGLLASSRTLPEVARKCTTIWQGALILKNSLFPAKFHLFDGDTDIVDSLMKDEDGKHQLRITQRLRLDQPKLEDVQKRISSASSHAIFLGLAGSTASVTNDDATVQTRPLRNLVSYLKQKEAAGVISLLNKETEATGVLYSFPPCQFSTELLKRTCPNLSDEAIKEDHLIIVVVRGGTA from the coding sequence ATGATCGCCTCTGGAAGAGACAAAATAACAGTTAGAATTCATAACATGAAAAGAAGTAGTGATAGGGACACTCCACCACGTAGCAAACGTTCTCGTTCTAGCATGGGAAGGTACGACGACAGCTCTGATGAAAGGATAACACCGGATAGAGTTCGTCGGCGGGGAAGCCGTGGACGCAGTCCTAGTCCACGGGCAAGATACGTTTCGCCCCATCGCGATGACTATATGCGCCCACCAGAGCGCTCGTATCCTTATAAAGTTTTATGTGTTAGTGCTTTGCATCCCAAAGCTAGCGATGAGGTTATCAAAGACACTTTATAtagagaatataaaaaatacgGTGATCTTAGTATTAGAGTCACTCATGATATGGATGAACGTGTAGCATATGTTTGTTTCCGAAATCCTGAAGATGCTCGTGATGCAAAACATGGAAAACCTCGTATAATAATATATGATAAAATAGCTTTAGTTGAAGCTGTCTATGAGGTTCCTCGATCAGCAGATATTTACAGAAGTCGACCACGTTCAATAAGCCCTGAGTATGACAGACATTACTATGCTAGATCTCCTGAAAGAATGCGACCTGTAGATAGGTATGATAGGGGATATGGGCCACCACCTGGTGTCCCAGTCCATCGCGAATATAGACGTGAAGCAATGCCTGCACCACACCACGATTACCTTGCCCGACCTCCTATGCACCATGGCCCTCCCCATATGGCTCCAGTCCATGGTTATGGACCTCCTAGACAACATATGCCTCGTCCTCCGTTTGAACAGAAGGAGAATAAAAAGGATAAATTTCCCAATTATTTACACCATATACAGCCTGAAGATGACCCTTTAGCCACACGCACACTTTTTGCTGgtaatttggaaataaatattacTGAAGAAGAACTAAGAAGGATCTTTAGTAGGTATGGAGTTGTGGAAGATATTGATATTAAAAGACCTCCACCAGGAACAGGTAATGCCTTTGCTTTTGTAAGATTTAACACTCTTGATATGGCTCATCGAGCCAAAGTTGAATTATCTGGTCAATATATTGGCAAATTTCAGTGCAAAATTGGATATGGAAAAGCTACTCCAACTACAAAAATATGGGTTGGTGGTTTAGGACCGTGGACATCTATAACACAATTAGaaagagaatttgatagattCGGTGCAATTAAGAAAATTGATTATGTTAAAGGTGATAATCAGGCTCTTATTCTTTATGATAGCATTGATGCTGCCACAGCAGCTGTGAAGGAGATGAGAGGTTTTCCCCTGGGTGGACCAGAGAGAAGATTAAGAACAGATTTTGCTGATGTAACACCTGGAGTTACATACAGACCAAAACCTCCTTATGCTTCTACAGAAGATTATAGAGCTAGAGAAGTAGAATATGATTATGATTATGAAAGGGATCCATATAGAATGAGACCTTATCCTGAAAAAAGAGGGACCAGTAGAGATCCTTACAGGTACCCAGAAGGAAGAGAGGATGAGTGGGGTAGAAGCAGAGATCCTGAATTTGAAAGAAGACGTTCTGGATCAAGAGGATTTGATAGATCTAGGTCTAGATCACCAAGAAGATCTCCAGATTCAGATTCTGACAGTGGTTCTCGTAGAGCAGGTCTACTAGCATCTAGTCGTACTTTGCCGGAAGTAGCTAGAAAATGCACTACTATATGGCAAGGAGCTTTAATACTGAAAAATTCACTGTTTCCTGCAAAATTCCACTTATTTGATGGAGACACCGATATAGTAGATAGTCTAATGAAAGATGAAGATGGTAAACACCAATTACGAATCACCCAAAGACTGAGACTGGATCAACCGAAATTAGAAGATGTTCAAAAGAGAATATCCAGTGCTAGTTCACATGCAATTTTCTTGGGACTAGCAGGTTCCACTGCATCGGTGACTAATGATGATGCTACAGTTCAAACGAGACCTTTGAGAAATTTAGTATCatatctaaaacaaaaagaagctgCTGGAGTTATTTCCTTACTCAACAAAGAGACTGAAGCTACTGGGGTCCTTTATTCCTTCCCTCCCTGTCAGTTCTCCACAGAGTTATTAAAACGTACTTGTCCTAATTTATCGGATGAAGCGATAAAAGAAGATCATCTTATAATAGTTGTGGTACGTGGTGGCACTGCTTAG
- the nito gene encoding RNA-binding protein spenito isoform X2: protein MIASGRDKITVRIHNMKRSSDRDTPPRSKRSRSSMGRYDDSSDERITPDRVRRRGSRGRSPSPRARYVSPHRDDYMRPPERSYPYKVLCVSALHPKASDEVIKDTLYREYKKYGDLSIRVTHDMDERVAYVCFRNPEDARDAKHGKPRIIIYDKIALVEAVYEVPRSADIYRSRPRSISPEYDRHYYARSPERMRPVDRYDRGYGPPPGVPVHREYRREAMPAPHHDYLARPPMHHGPPHMAPVHGYGPPRQHMPRPPFEQKENKKDKFPNYLHHIQPEDDPLATRTLFAGNLEINITEEELRRIFSRYGVVEDIDIKRPPPGTGNAFAFVRFNTLDMAHRAKVELSGQYIGKFQCKIGYGKATPTTKIWVGGLGPWTSITQLEREFDRFGAIKKIDYVKGDNQALILYDSIDAATAAVKEMRGFPLGGPERRLRTDFADVTPGVTYRPKPPYASTEDYRAREVEYDYDYERDPYRMRPYPEKRGTSRDPYRYPEGREDEWGRSRDPEFERRRSGSRGFDRSRSRSPRRSPDSDSDSGSRRAGLLASSRTLPEVARKCTTIWQGALILKNSLFPAKFHLFDGDTDIVDSLMKDEDGKHQLRITQRLRLDQPKLEDVQKRISSASSHAIFLGLAGSTASVTNDDATVQTRPLRNLVSYLKQKEAAGVISLLNKETEATGVLYSFPPCQFSTELLKRTCPNLSDEAIKEDHLIIVVEIGDPR, encoded by the coding sequence ATGATCGCCTCTGGAAGAGACAAAATAACAGTTAGAATTCATAACATGAAAAGAAGTAGTGATAGGGACACTCCACCACGTAGCAAACGTTCTCGTTCTAGCATGGGAAGGTACGACGACAGCTCTGATGAAAGGATAACACCGGATAGAGTTCGTCGGCGGGGAAGCCGTGGACGCAGTCCTAGTCCACGGGCAAGATACGTTTCGCCCCATCGCGATGACTATATGCGCCCACCAGAGCGCTCGTATCCTTATAAAGTTTTATGTGTTAGTGCTTTGCATCCCAAAGCTAGCGATGAGGTTATCAAAGACACTTTATAtagagaatataaaaaatacgGTGATCTTAGTATTAGAGTCACTCATGATATGGATGAACGTGTAGCATATGTTTGTTTCCGAAATCCTGAAGATGCTCGTGATGCAAAACATGGAAAACCTCGTATAATAATATATGATAAAATAGCTTTAGTTGAAGCTGTCTATGAGGTTCCTCGATCAGCAGATATTTACAGAAGTCGACCACGTTCAATAAGCCCTGAGTATGACAGACATTACTATGCTAGATCTCCTGAAAGAATGCGACCTGTAGATAGGTATGATAGGGGATATGGGCCACCACCTGGTGTCCCAGTCCATCGCGAATATAGACGTGAAGCAATGCCTGCACCACACCACGATTACCTTGCCCGACCTCCTATGCACCATGGCCCTCCCCATATGGCTCCAGTCCATGGTTATGGACCTCCTAGACAACATATGCCTCGTCCTCCGTTTGAACAGAAGGAGAATAAAAAGGATAAATTTCCCAATTATTTACACCATATACAGCCTGAAGATGACCCTTTAGCCACACGCACACTTTTTGCTGgtaatttggaaataaatattacTGAAGAAGAACTAAGAAGGATCTTTAGTAGGTATGGAGTTGTGGAAGATATTGATATTAAAAGACCTCCACCAGGAACAGGTAATGCCTTTGCTTTTGTAAGATTTAACACTCTTGATATGGCTCATCGAGCCAAAGTTGAATTATCTGGTCAATATATTGGCAAATTTCAGTGCAAAATTGGATATGGAAAAGCTACTCCAACTACAAAAATATGGGTTGGTGGTTTAGGACCGTGGACATCTATAACACAATTAGaaagagaatttgatagattCGGTGCAATTAAGAAAATTGATTATGTTAAAGGTGATAATCAGGCTCTTATTCTTTATGATAGCATTGATGCTGCCACAGCAGCTGTGAAGGAGATGAGAGGTTTTCCCCTGGGTGGACCAGAGAGAAGATTAAGAACAGATTTTGCTGATGTAACACCTGGAGTTACATACAGACCAAAACCTCCTTATGCTTCTACAGAAGATTATAGAGCTAGAGAAGTAGAATATGATTATGATTATGAAAGGGATCCATATAGAATGAGACCTTATCCTGAAAAAAGAGGGACCAGTAGAGATCCTTACAGGTACCCAGAAGGAAGAGAGGATGAGTGGGGTAGAAGCAGAGATCCTGAATTTGAAAGAAGACGTTCTGGATCAAGAGGATTTGATAGATCTAGGTCTAGATCACCAAGAAGATCTCCAGATTCAGATTCTGACAGTGGTTCTCGTAGAGCAGGTCTACTAGCATCTAGTCGTACTTTGCCGGAAGTAGCTAGAAAATGCACTACTATATGGCAAGGAGCTTTAATACTGAAAAATTCACTGTTTCCTGCAAAATTCCACTTATTTGATGGAGACACCGATATAGTAGATAGTCTAATGAAAGATGAAGATGGTAAACACCAATTACGAATCACCCAAAGACTGAGACTGGATCAACCGAAATTAGAAGATGTTCAAAAGAGAATATCCAGTGCTAGTTCACATGCAATTTTCTTGGGACTAGCAGGTTCCACTGCATCGGTGACTAATGATGATGCTACAGTTCAAACGAGACCTTTGAGAAATTTAGTATCatatctaaaacaaaaagaagctgCTGGAGTTATTTCCTTACTCAACAAAGAGACTGAAGCTACTGGGGTCCTTTATTCCTTCCCTCCCTGTCAGTTCTCCACAGAGTTATTAAAACGTACTTGTCCTAATTTATCGGATGAAGCGATAAAAGAAGATCATCTTATAATAGTTGTG